The Cloacibacillus sp. genome window below encodes:
- a CDS encoding TolC family protein, with translation ADDAGFDVNTAGADVETAFERRQELRVYALLAKQAEKLARAAKGQTLPQVIGSIGYVAADDKFFPTEQSEPIAALGAYWNLYDGGEMRAKTAEAKAKAQEMLFLLEDMKNGIRMEVTQAELNIRSAQSRLETARRQLASSREDYRIAVRRYDEKVGTNLDTLDARLALTDSMSEVINAVYDIKTAEADLIYAVGERR, from the coding sequence TTGCCGACGATGCCGGCTTTGACGTGAATACGGCCGGCGCGGACGTAGAGACCGCCTTTGAACGCCGGCAGGAACTTCGCGTCTACGCGCTGCTTGCAAAACAGGCTGAAAAGCTGGCGCGCGCGGCAAAGGGGCAAACGCTTCCGCAGGTGATAGGCTCCATAGGCTATGTGGCGGCCGACGATAAATTTTTTCCAACGGAGCAAAGCGAGCCGATAGCGGCTCTCGGCGCCTACTGGAACCTCTACGACGGCGGCGAAATGCGCGCGAAGACGGCTGAGGCCAAGGCAAAGGCTCAGGAGATGCTTTTTCTGCTTGAAGATATGAAAAACGGGATACGCATGGAAGTGACGCAGGCGGAGCTTAACATCCGCTCAGCGCAGAGCCGTCTTGAAACGGCGAGGAGGCAGCTCGCGTCGTCGCGCGAGGACTACCGCATCGCAGTGCGCCGCTACGACGAAAAGGTCGGCACGAACCTGGATACGCTGGACGCGCGCCTTGCGCTGACGGACAGCATGAGCGAAGTGATAAACGCCGTCTACGACATAAAAACCGCCGAAGCGGACCTCATCTACGCGGTCGGCGAACGGCGGTAA